TGGAATCTCATCCAAGATAGATTGGATTGCATTTTTCCCTCGCACTTGCCGATGAAAGGTGATCGCAAATCGGTGAACCTCATCCTGAATTCGCTGAAGCAGGTAAAATTCCTGTGAATTCCGTTCCAGCTGAATCAGTTCAAGAGGATCTCCAAGCATGAGATTGGACGTGCGATGCTTGTCATCCTTTACAAGACCGGCAACGGGAATTTCCAGCGCCAGTTCATTTTCAAGCACATCCTTAGCTGCAGAAATCTGGCCCTTACCCCCATCAATTACGATCAGGTCCGGCAGCGGCAGATTTTCCTTTAATGCACGGGTATACCTTCTCCTTACTACCTCTCTCATCGACTCATAATCATCCGGACCTGTTACAGTGCGGATTTTATATTTCCTGTACTCCTTTTTCGCCGGTTTTCCATCGATAAAAACGATCATCGCAGAAACAGGATCAGAGCCTTGGATGTTGGAGTTATCAAAAGCTTCAATCCGGATCGGCACAGCAATCCCGAGCTTCTCCCCTAAATTTTCAATCGCCTTAATCGTCCGCTCTTCATCCCGTTCAATAAGAGAGAACTTTTCCCCAAGAGCAATTTTGGCATTTTTATGGGCAAGCATCAGTAAATCCTTCTTCGCTCCACGCTTAGGCTGCAGAGCACGAATATTCAAAAGCTGCTCAGCCATAGCTGCATCTGCGCTATCGGGAATCATGATTTCTTTCGGAAGAAAATGACTGCTCTGCTGATAAAATTGCCCAAGGAAAGTTAAAAATTCTTCATCCGGTTCATTATAAATAGGAAACATTGAAACATCCCGTTCAATCAGTTTCCCCTGACGCACGAAAAATACCTGAACACACATCCAGCCTTTATCATACGCATATGCAAATACATCCCTGTCTACGAAGTCGGTCATCGACATCTTTTGCTTCTCCATCGTAGCTTCAATGTGAACAATTTGATCTCTGTATTCCTTTGCCCTTTCAAAATCCATCGCTTCGGATGCTTTGTACATTTTATCAGTTAAATCCGTTTTAATTTCTTCGTAGCCGCCATTTAGAAAACGGCTGATGTCATCGACCATTTTCCGGTTCGTCTCAGCGGTAACATCATAGACGCATGGTGCCAGACACTGCCCCATGTGATAGTAAAGACAAACCCGGTCAGGCATACTGTTGCATTTCCGGAGCGGATACAGCCGGTCAAGCAGCTTTTTCGTTTCCCTTGCTGCCTGCACATTCGGATACGGCCCAAAGTATTTCCCCTTATCCTTTTTAATTTTCCTCGTAACAATCAGGCGCGGGTGCCGTTCTCCCGTAATTTTAATAAAAGGAAAGGATTTATCATCCTTCAGCATCACATTATATTTAGGATCGTATTTCTTAATTAAATTCATTTCCAGAATCAGCGCTTCTATATTCGAGGACGTTACGATGTATTCAAAGTCCTCAATTTCATTAACCAGCCTCTGCGTCTTCCCATCATGAGAACCGCTGAAGTAAGATCGGACGCGGTTTTTTAAAACCTTCGCTTTACCGACATAAATAATGGTTCCCTGCCTGTCTTTCATTAAATAACAGCCTGGCTGATCGGGAAGGAGGGCTAATTTTTCTCTGATTTTATCTCTCATCTAACCACTTCCATCCAGTCATTTGCCTTTTATTGTACGATAAATGCACGAAAATTACTAAGAATAGCCTTCTATAACCTGTACGTCCGGTCAACATTTTTGGTCGATCCATTTATTCTGGCCGTTCGCTATACTTTATTAGCCGTTCTTGTCTATATTCTGGCCGTTGATCCTGGTTTTCTGGCCGTTCTCACGCCTTATCTGGCCGATCGATTTATTCTGTCCGTCCGCTATACTTTATTAGCCGTTCGCGTATGGATTCTGACCGTTGATCCGGGTTTTCTGGCCGTTCTCACACCGTTTCTGGCCAATCGAGTTATTCTGTCCGTCCGCTATACTTTATTAGCCGTTCGCTTATGGATTCTGGCCGTTGATCCGGGTTTTCTGGCCGTTCTTACACCGTTTCTGGCCGATCGAGTTATTCTGTCCGTCCGCTATACTTTATTAGCCGTTCACGTATGGATTCTGGCCGTTGATCCGGGTTTTCTGGCCGTTCTCATACCGTTTCTGGCCGATCGAGTTATTCTGTCCGTCCGTACCCTTTATCAGCCGTTCGAGTCTCGATTCTGGCCGATCGAGTTATTCTGGCCGTCAGCTATACTTTATTAGCCGTTCGTGTCTCGATTCTTGCCGTACATCCGGGTATTTTGGCCGTTCTTACACCGTTTCTGGCCGATCGAGTTATTCTGTCCGTCCGCTATACTTTATTAGCTGTTCGCGTATGGATTCTGGCCGTTGATCCGGGTTTTCTGGCTGTTCTCACACCGTTTCTGGCCAATCGATTTATTCTGTCCGTCCGCTACCCTTTATCAACCGTTCGAGTCTCGATTCTGGCCGTTCCATTTATTCTGCCCAGTATATCCGATTTTTTGGGCAGCTGGGCTTGGATTATAAATCCCCCGCCGTTTTACGCCCGGCCAATTTTAAACATAAAAAAATCAGCCCCGGAAGAGGGCTGATTTTTCATTATGCGTGTTTGCTTAGCAATTCGGCTAGAGCTTCTTTCGGCTGGTAGCCAACCGCTTTGTCTACAACTTCGCCGTTTTTGAAAACAAGCAGTGTAGGAATACTCATTACGCCGTATTTGCCAGCTGTTTCTTGATTTTCATCAACGTCAAGTTTGACGATTTTTACTTTGTCACCCATGTCTTGATCCAGTTCTTCAAGTACTGGGGCGATCATTTTGCAAGGTCCGCACCAAGGTGCCCAGAAATCTGCAAGAACGACGCCTTCTCCAGTTTCAGCAGAAAAGTTTTGATCCGTTACGTGTGAAATAGCCATCTTGTATTCCTCCTAAAATCTTAAAGAATATGCACTTAGTATAGCACCTAACCTTTGAGTGTGCTAAGAATTTGCCTCGATGTCATTATTCCCATTTAAATATGGAAAAACACAAAAGTCTGATTAGCTTTGTAAAGCTCAGTTAAACAGGCTGTTGATTTCCGCTGCAGCCGTTTGCTCCAATCAACAGGTGTTAAAAAACAACATCATGCTTTTACATAGCCTATAGTAAAGGCCGTTTTCGTTTTAATGGGCGTTTTCTCAAAACCATTCTATTACAGGAATAGGGTCATTTCCTTAAAAAATCCCCCCGGAATCATCCGAGGGAATTTCATAATATTTCGTTTATGATTAAGAATGAACCTTCAATTTTTTAAACTCTTCCGTCAGCATCGGAATGACTTCGAATAGGTCTCCTACGATGCCGTAGTCAGCCACTTTAAAGATGTTCGCTTCCGGATCCTTGTTAACGGCGACAATCACTTTAGAGTTGGACATTCCGGCTAAATGCTGAATGGCCCCGGATATTCCGCAAGCGATGTACAGATCAGGTGTAACCACTTTTCCTGTCTGGCCGATTTGAAGGGAATAATCACAGTAATCTGCATCACATGCACCGCGGGATGCTCCTACTGCTCCGCCTAAAACGTCAGCAAGCTCTTTAAGAGGGTTAAATCCATCCGTGCTTTTCACGCCTCTTCCTCCAGCGACAATCACTTTCGCCTCGGAAAGATCTACTCCTTCTGTTGCTTTACGGATGACATCTTTCACAATTGTACGCAAGTCTTTAATTTCAGCTGTTACGGAACGAACCTCTCCGCTTCTGGACTCATCCTTTTCAAGCGGTGCAATGTTATTAGGACGAATGGAAGCAAAAATGATTCCTTCTGTTACGATTACTTTTTCGAAGGCCTTACCGGAGTAAATCGGACGGGTGAAGACGATATTGCCTCCTGCTTCTTCTACACCTGTAGCATCAGATACTAATCCTAAGTTTAGTTTAGCAGCAATTTTAGGAGATAAGTCCTTTCCTAAAGCCGTATGGCCAAACACCATTCCTTCTGGTTTTTCTTCCTCCACAACAGCCATAAGAGCTTGTGAATAGCCGTCAGGTGTATAAGCAGCAAGCTTTTCATCTTCTACGGTTACAACGCGGTCTGCTCCATATTGAATCATTTCTTCCGCAAGAGCGGAAACCTGGTCGCCAATTAAAACGGCTACAATTTCTCCGCCCTCCGAAACAACTTTACCCGCTGCGATTGCTTCAAATGAAACATTTCGCAGTGATTGATCCCGAACTTCTCCCAATACAAGAACTTTTCTTGCCATCATTATTTCCCCCTATTTCTCCGGATTCCCGAACATGCTATAGCCAACAAGCGTTTGATACAGTGATTATACGACTTTTGCTTCGTTTCTTAACAGGCTGACAAGCTCTTTTACCTGTGCATCCAATTCTCCCTGAAGGATTTTCCCAGCTTCCTTCTTGGCAGGCATATAAATTTCAATGGTTTTTGTTTTTGGCTCTACATCGTCTTCTTCAAGATCCAGGTCATCCAGTTCAAGCTCATCCAGCGGCTTTTTCTTCGCTTTCATGATTCCCGGCAATGAAGGATAGCGTGGTTCATTCAGTCCTTGCTGCGCTGTAATAAGAAGCGGAAGGGAGGTTTCGATAATTTCCGAATCTCCTTCAACGTCTCTAGTGACTGTTGCTTTGCGGCCTTGGATTTCAAGTTTTGTGATTGTCGTAACGTAAGGAATATCCAGAAGCTCTGCAAGGCGCGGCCCAACCTGACCAGACCCGCCGTCGATCGCAACGTTTCCGCCAAGGATCAAGTCTGCATCTTTATCCTTTAAAAACTCAGAAAGGATTTTTGCAGATGTAAACTGATCGCCGTCTTCCAGGTCATCTTCCGTATTGACTAAAACTGCTTTATCGCAGCCCATTGCAAGAGCGGTGCGCAATTCTTTTTCTGCTTCTTCGCCGCCGATTGTGACAACAGTCACTTCTCCGCCTTCAGCATCCCTGATCTGAATGGCTTCTTCAATCGCATATTCATCATAAGGATTGATGATAAATTCGGCTCCATCCTCTTGAATTCTTCCGCTGCTGATGGAAATTTTCTCTTCCGTATCAAACGTGCGCTTCATGATTACAAAAATATTCATTTCTCCATCCCCCTGTTTCGCATATCATTCCGTTTTATTTGTATACGCTTCCATTATATAGCCGGGGAATTCCCCCCGTCCAACTATTCCCCTTTAAATTGAGGAGTGCGTTTCTCAAGAAAAGCCTGAATTCCTTCTTTTGCATCCTGTTTATCAAAAACTTCTCCAAAAAGAACGGCTTCTCTTTCCATTCCTCTGTGGAAGTCTGCTGACTTTCCAAAGCTTAGAAGCTCAAGGACCGCTTTGATTGTATTCGGACTTTTAGAAGCCATTTTTAAAGCGAGCTGTTTTGCTTCATGAAGAAGTATTTCATCCGGAACCGCATTGGTTGCAAGTCCAAGCTTCGCTGCTTCCGCCCCGCTGATCGGTTCGCTTGTCGCCATCAATTCCAGTGCTTTTGCCTGGCCAATGTAGCGCGGCAGACGCTGTGTACCGCCAAAACCAGGCACCAGCCCAAGCTGCAGCTCCGGCAGACCAAGCTTAGCATTTTCTGTCACTAAACGAATATGGCAGGACATTGCAAGTTCAAGGCCGCCTCCCAATGCTGCTCCATGAATGGCTGCAATGACCGGCTTGCTGAAGCTTTCTATTCTTTCAAACAGCTGCTGGCCCTTTGCTGCAAGCTTTGAAAATTCGGCTCCAGACGCAACAGTGGTGAATTCTTTAATATCAGCTCCTGCAGAGAAAAATTTCCCTTCGCCGTACAGCAATATGACACGGATGGAAGGATCGTGTTCCGCTTCTTCTATGAATCCTGCTAATTCCTCAAGAACGTAGGAACCTAATGCATTTGCAGGGGGATTATCAATTTTAACCGAAGCTACAAATTGTTCTTTTTGAATCGTTAAGTATCCCACTGTTCACCCTCCTGAAAATGGTTTATTGACTGTTCCCAAAGCCGCGGACAATCATATGATGAACCTGTCCGGCCAGAGCCACCAGGTCATACTTTTCTTCATTCATTACCCATGTGGTGACAATTTCATCAATTGTACCGAAAATCATTTGCCTTGCAAGGCGCAGGTTCAGGTCTTCCCTGAATTCACCGGTGTCGATCCCTGTTTGAATAATAGAATCCAATACATTCAAGTATCCCTTAAGCACTTCATTAATCCTGAGCCTGAGATCTTTATTGGATTGTCTCAATTCAAGCTGCGTGACGATTGCAAGATGATGATCATCTGAAAGGAGAGAAAAATGCTTTTCAATCAGAACGTAAAGCTTATCTGCAGCTTTCGTTCTTCCGGAAGTTTCTCCTTCAATCTTTTCAATAAAGAGCCCCATTTTCTCCTGGAACAATGAAACGAGGATATCTTCTTTATTTTTGAAGTATAAATAGATGGTTCCATCTGCTACACCGGCTTGCTTGGCAATCTTTGAAACCTGTGCCTGATGGTATCCATTCTCAGCAATTACAATAACTGCCGCATCAATAATCTGTTTGTATTTCGGTTTGTTTTGTTTCACTGGACTACCTTCCTTTTTGAAATGAATGAATCATCATTCATATTTTCATAATAGTAAATTGGCCAGGATGTGTCAAGCGAAAACCACTATTTTAAAAAGGGGAAATTTCCTGATGGGAGAAATCCCCCCTGCCTGCGTTAATTGGCGTTTTTCAGCTTTTCCTTTTCTTCATCTATAAGTGCTCTTCTTAAAATTTTCCCAACGGCAGTCTTAGGGAGCTCACTTCTGAATTCGTAAATTCTCGGAACCTTGTAGGCCGCCAAATGCTGTCGGGCAAAAACATTCAGTTCTTCCTCCGAGATTTTCACGCCTTCCTTAGGGACCACATATGCTTTCACGGTTTCCCCTCTGTAAGGATCCGGCACCCCGGCGACCACTACTTCCTGTATTTTATCATATTCATAGAGAATTTCTTCAACCTCACGCGGATAAATATTGTATCCTCCGGCAATGATCATATCCTTCTTGCGGTCAACTACATAAAAATACCCTTCTTCATCCATGTACCCGATATCACCTGTAAACAGCCAGCCATCCTTCATTACAGCCTCTGTTTCCTCCGGTTTCCCCCAATAGCCCTTCATAACCTGAGGACCGCGGACGATCAATTCCCCTTTTTCACCCGGCTCGGCCTGGCTTCCTGTTTCCTGGGATAAAATCATAGCGTCAGTATTCGGCCAAGGTACACCGATGCTGCCTTTCTTTCTTCTTCCCCATAGAAAGTTGGAATGGGTAACAGGAGATGCTTCTGACAGGCCATATCCTTCCACAAGCTTGCCTCCGGTTTCCTTTTCGAACCTTTCCTGTATTTCTACAGGAAGGGGAGCCGAACCGCTAATGCAGCTCTGTACAGAGGATAAATCGTATTTTTTCAGATCAGGATGATTAAGCAGGGCAATATAGATGGTAGGTGCTCCAGGGAATAATGTAGGCTTTTCCTTATGAATGGTTTTCAATGTATCCCCTGCATCAAATTTAGGAAGGAGAATCATCGTATAACCCTCTGTAACGGAAAGGTGCATAACGGCCGTCATCCCATACACGTGGAAAAATGGAAGCAGCCCGAGTACCTTTTCTTCTCCGCGGCGGCAATTGTACATCCAGGCCGAGCACATTACGGTATTCGCTGCTATATTTTTATGGGTAAGCATAACCCCTTTCGGAAAACCGGTCGTTCCTCCTGTATATTGAAGCAGCGCGATATCTTCAACTGGATCCGTCTCAACCTTTGAGAACACAGCTTGAGATTCTTTTATAATCTTAGAAAATAAATGCGTTGTTCCTCCATGGGAAACATCTACCTTAACTTTTGACTGTTTGCGCTGAACAATCGGATACAAAAGATTTTTCGGAAATGGCAGATAGTCTTGAATCTTTGTGACAATGACATGTTTTAATTTTGTTAACGCTTTCACTTTAGACACTCTCGGGAAAAGCAAATCCAGCGTTATGATGTATTCCGCCCCGCTATCGTTCAGCTGGTATTCAATTTCCCGTTCGGTATAGAGCGGATTCGTGGAGACGACCACTCCCCCTGCCATCAGTACACCGTAATAAGAAATGACCCCCTGAGGACAATTAGGCAGCATGATCGCTGCACGGTCGCCCTTTTGCAGCCCAAGACCTTGTAGATATCCTGCTAATTTTTTGGCTTCATTCAGCAATACGGAGTAAGTGAGTGTTTTCCCAAGGAAATTAATCGCCTTTTTTTCCGGAAACTCCCCTGCCGTTTCTTCTAAATAGGTTTGAAGCGTTTTGGGCTCAAAGCTTAACGCCGGCGGAATTTCCGCGGGATACTGATCGAGCCATGGTCTGATTAAATCCATATCTATTACCCCCCTTATGACTTTCGGCTTACGCCTTTATTATAACAGTATATTCAGACTTTTAAATAAATTATCTGAACCGCCTAATTGCTCTTTCCTAAGTAAGGGGGCTGGAATTGAAATAGGATGTTTTTAAAGCCGCGGCTGAATGCCCATCTCCATCCAATCTTCTTTTGCGGGCCCATAAATCCATGCCGGCTTTAATCCCGCCTGGCGCATAAGAACGGTCGCTTGTCCGCGATGATGAACAATGTGTTTAATCAGCCCCATCAGAATCGAAGCATTTGATTCTTGTCTTCCAAAGGCTTTCTGCACTTGTCTGAGTGTTTCATCCTTCCATTGTTCCTGAATGACTCTAGCTGCCTCAGCACTTACATCCTTGAAGGCTGCTGCTATTTCCTGTGCAGACGATGGCACATTTTCCTCAGTTCCGATACGGTCAATCTCCAGTCCGAACTCGGCTAAATAATCTGGAATATTCACCGTGAAGTGCCAGACAATGCTTCCTAATGTACGCCCTTCCGGATACACTTGCTGTTTCAATGAATCATCTGTCAAACCATCCATTAGCTTTTGAGTTAATCCTGCTTCCTTTTTCCATTCAGCAATAAAATCTGCAACGGTTATATACATTCACTGCTCCTCCTTGCATTTTTAAATCTCTTCATCTCCATTATAGAACACTCGTTTGTTTCATTCCATCTCCTGAAGAATTAAAAAAAGGACTCTCGTATGAGAATCCTTTTCCAATCGGATTAAGTCCAAAAAAATAGATAAAGCAAACCAATTACTAAAAACAATCCGCAAACAGCCATCAGCACTTTTGCTAAAGTCTCCATTTCATACCCCTTAAATGTTTGATCCAATGACGTAGGATAGCCCCACTGAGATGACCATTGAAATGAATCCTACTGCACGGTTGTCTTTTTCAATTTCTTCATCAATCCGGAATTTTGGTGTTAAAAACTCATAAATAAAATAACCGAGCAGCAATAGAAAGAAGCCGTAGCAGCCCCAGCCAATCATCTCAAAAAGCGAGTTATGCTGTTCAATGGAAAAACGAAAGATATTGGCGATCCCGAAAATTTTTCCGCCGGTTGTCATGGCCACTGCAAGGTTTCCCTTTTGAATTTCGTCCCAATTTTTATATTTGGTTACAAGTTCAAAGATACTCATGAACACGACCATACATAAAACAACAACACTGTAATAGGCAGCAGTCTGGACCAGTTCATTTTCCCAGAAAGGATTCATCTGGCTGTTTACCTCCCCTTATTTGAGCTCAACGATGGTGACACCGCTGCCGCCTTCTCCGGCCTCTCCGAACCGTGTATTTTTCACACTGCGATGGTTTTTCAGGAGTTCCTGTACTCCTTTGCGCAATGCTCCGGTTCCTTTGCCGTGGATAATGGATACCCTCGGATAGCCGGCCAGTACCGCATCATCCAGATATTTTTCTACTCTCGAAATTGCATTTTCAAAACGCTCTCCCCTTAAATCAAGTTCAAGGGAAACATGATAATCTTTCCCTTTTACTGTTGCTAGCGGTTTTTCAACAACAGGCTTCGGCCTGCTCATATATTGAAGATCGGATTCTTTCACTTTCATTTTTAAAATTCCGATTTGAACATGCCATTCCTTGTTGCCTGATTGCTCAAGCAGAATTCCTTTTTGCCCGAAGCTGATTACCTTCACTTCATCACCAGGTTTAAGAGAATGATCTTCCTTCGCTTTTTCCTGCTTCTTTTGAGGCGAGGATTTCGCAAAGACAGGCTGAGCTTCCTCCAGGCGTTTTTTGGCGTGGATCAGCTCATGCTCCTTTATCGATCCATATTGTTCCTTTTGAAGCTTGCGCAGATGACGGATAATTTCTTCCGCTTCCTTTTTTGCTTCATCCAGCTTTTCTGCCGCCTTTTGTTCTGCTTCCACGAACAGTCTGTCGCGCTGCTCATTAAACTCCAGAATTTGCTTTTGGAGCTCTTTATGAAGATCTTCAGCATCTTTGCGGAATTGTTCTGCTTCTGCTGTTTCTGCTTCCGCCTCTTTTTTGCTTTCTTCAAGTGAAGCAATCATCGTATCGACTTCATTGCTTTCTGCATTCATATTCGACTTAGCATAGTCGATGACATGCTCGGACAGACCTAGTCTTCTTGAAATTTCAAAGGCGTTGCTTCGGCCTGGTACTCCGATCAGCAAGCGATAGGTCGGGCTCAATGTCTCAACATCAAACTCAACGCTCGCATTTACGACACCTTCCCGGTTGTAGCCATACGCTTTTAACTCTGGGTAGTGAGTTGTAGCGACTACAGTTGATCCCCTGCCGTATACTTCATCCAGGATGGAAATCGCAAGAGCTGCCCCTTCCTGCGGATCTGTACCCGCTCCAAGTTCATCAAAAAGGACGAGACTCTTTTCATCCGCTTTTTTCAAGATGTCTACGATGTTTACCATGTGGGAGGAGAAGGTACTCAAGCTTTGTTCAATGGATTGCTCGTCGCCTATATCTGCATAGACAGAATCGAAAACAGCCATCTCTGATCCATCGGCAGCCGGAACCTGCAAACCTGATTGAGCCATCAATGTGCAAAGGCCAATCGTCTTGAGGGTAACAGTTTTCCCTCCTGTATTCGGTCCGGTAATAACGATTGTTGAATACGAGTCTCCGAGTACAATATCATTGGCAACAACTTCATCTGAAGATAATAGCGGATGGCGGGCTTTTATCATTTTGATATAGCCTCTGTCATTCATAAGCGGGCGAGAAGCTTTAATTGCTTTTGCATACCTCGCTTTTGTAAACATAAAGTCCAGGTCGGCCAATACTTCTACATTGGAAAGAATAAGATCTGCTTCAACAGCTATCGCCTCTGACAGCTCCCGCAAAATCCGTTCAATCTCCTGCTTTTCTTTTACCTTTGCCTGCTGAAGAGAATTATTGATGTCAACAATCGCTTGCGGTTCAATAAACAGAGTCGCTCCTGATGATGACTGGTCATGGACAATTCCACCGTATGATGAACGGTATTCCTGCTTAACGGGAATAACAAACCGGTCATTTCTAATGGTAATAATGGCATCTGAAAGCATTTTTTGCGCCGCAGAGGAACGAATCATGGATTCAAGCTTTTGACGGACGCGGGATTCAAGCGTTCTCAGCTGCTGGCGGAGCGAGCGAAGCAAATCACTCGCATGATCCAGGATATCTCCATTATCATCCACGCACTGATTGATTTTTTTCTCAAGCTCTGACAGGGGCTCAATAAGACGGGCCTTTTCCTCTGAATAAGGAATGGTCAGGATTTCATCTTCAGCAAGCTCTAAAATAAATTGCTTCATTTGTCTCCCTGCATAAAGAACGCCTGCTGTGCTCATACATTCATGCGCACTGAGCACTCCCCCTATTTTTGCCCGTTTGAGACTTGCTCTTATATCGGTCAGGCCGCCAAATGGAGCATGACCTCTCACTCTTAATATATCAGCTGCTTCAAACGTTTCCTGCTGCCGCTTCTCCGCTTCATTGAGGTCCCTTGTCGGCAGCAGAGCCTCGGCTCTTTCTTTACCCAGTGATGAGGCAGCATGATTCGTCAGCTGCTGCCTGATTTTATGAAATTCTAAAACACGCAATCCTTTTTCCTGCAACTTGCAGACCTCCCAAATCTTCAGGAATCATGTCTGTTCAGAAATTGTTTAAGCTGATCCAG
The Metabacillus sp. FJAT-52054 genome window above contains:
- the uvrC gene encoding excinuclease ABC subunit UvrC, giving the protein MRDKIREKLALLPDQPGCYLMKDRQGTIIYVGKAKVLKNRVRSYFSGSHDGKTQRLVNEIEDFEYIVTSSNIEALILEMNLIKKYDPKYNVMLKDDKSFPFIKITGERHPRLIVTRKIKKDKGKYFGPYPNVQAARETKKLLDRLYPLRKCNSMPDRVCLYYHMGQCLAPCVYDVTAETNRKMVDDISRFLNGGYEEIKTDLTDKMYKASEAMDFERAKEYRDQIVHIEATMEKQKMSMTDFVDRDVFAYAYDKGWMCVQVFFVRQGKLIERDVSMFPIYNEPDEEFLTFLGQFYQQSSHFLPKEIMIPDSADAAMAEQLLNIRALQPKRGAKKDLLMLAHKNAKIALGEKFSLIERDEERTIKAIENLGEKLGIAVPIRIEAFDNSNIQGSDPVSAMIVFIDGKPAKKEYRKYKIRTVTGPDDYESMREVVRRRYTRALKENLPLPDLIVIDGGKGQISAAKDVLENELALEIPVAGLVKDDKHRTSNLMLGDPLELIQLERNSQEFYLLQRIQDEVHRFAITFHRQVRGKNAIQSILDEIPGIGEKRRKMLLKHFGSVKKMKEATVDQIKEAGVPYATAELIYEKLKE
- the trxA gene encoding thioredoxin, translating into MAISHVTDQNFSAETGEGVVLADFWAPWCGPCKMIAPVLEELDQDMGDKVKIVKLDVDENQETAGKYGVMSIPTLLVFKNGEVVDKAVGYQPKEALAELLSKHA
- a CDS encoding electron transfer flavoprotein subunit alpha/FixB family protein — encoded protein: MARKVLVLGEVRDQSLRNVSFEAIAAGKVVSEGGEIVAVLIGDQVSALAEEMIQYGADRVVTVEDEKLAAYTPDGYSQALMAVVEEEKPEGMVFGHTALGKDLSPKIAAKLNLGLVSDATGVEEAGGNIVFTRPIYSGKAFEKVIVTEGIIFASIRPNNIAPLEKDESRSGEVRSVTAEIKDLRTIVKDVIRKATEGVDLSEAKVIVAGGRGVKSTDGFNPLKELADVLGGAVGASRGACDADYCDYSLQIGQTGKVVTPDLYIACGISGAIQHLAGMSNSKVIVAVNKDPEANIFKVADYGIVGDLFEVIPMLTEEFKKLKVHS
- a CDS encoding electron transfer flavoprotein subunit beta/FixA family protein; the protein is MNIFVIMKRTFDTEEKISISSGRIQEDGAEFIINPYDEYAIEEAIQIRDAEGGEVTVVTIGGEEAEKELRTALAMGCDKAVLVNTEDDLEDGDQFTSAKILSEFLKDKDADLILGGNVAIDGGSGQVGPRLAELLDIPYVTTITKLEIQGRKATVTRDVEGDSEIIETSLPLLITAQQGLNEPRYPSLPGIMKAKKKPLDELELDDLDLEEDDVEPKTKTIEIYMPAKKEAGKILQGELDAQVKELVSLLRNEAKVV
- a CDS encoding enoyl-CoA hydratase, with product MGYLTIQKEQFVASVKIDNPPANALGSYVLEELAGFIEEAEHDPSIRVILLYGEGKFFSAGADIKEFTTVASGAEFSKLAAKGQQLFERIESFSKPVIAAIHGAALGGGLELAMSCHIRLVTENAKLGLPELQLGLVPGFGGTQRLPRYIGQAKALELMATSEPISGAEAAKLGLATNAVPDEILLHEAKQLALKMASKSPNTIKAVLELLSFGKSADFHRGMEREAVLFGEVFDKQDAKEGIQAFLEKRTPQFKGE
- a CDS encoding TetR/AcrR family transcriptional regulator; translation: MKQNKPKYKQIIDAAVIVIAENGYHQAQVSKIAKQAGVADGTIYLYFKNKEDILVSLFQEKMGLFIEKIEGETSGRTKAADKLYVLIEKHFSLLSDDHHLAIVTQLELRQSNKDLRLRINEVLKGYLNVLDSIIQTGIDTGEFREDLNLRLARQMIFGTIDEIVTTWVMNEEKYDLVALAGQVHHMIVRGFGNSQ
- a CDS encoding AMP-binding protein, with amino-acid sequence MDLIRPWLDQYPAEIPPALSFEPKTLQTYLEETAGEFPEKKAINFLGKTLTYSVLLNEAKKLAGYLQGLGLQKGDRAAIMLPNCPQGVISYYGVLMAGGVVVSTNPLYTEREIEYQLNDSGAEYIITLDLLFPRVSKVKALTKLKHVIVTKIQDYLPFPKNLLYPIVQRKQSKVKVDVSHGGTTHLFSKIIKESQAVFSKVETDPVEDIALLQYTGGTTGFPKGVMLTHKNIAANTVMCSAWMYNCRRGEEKVLGLLPFFHVYGMTAVMHLSVTEGYTMILLPKFDAGDTLKTIHKEKPTLFPGAPTIYIALLNHPDLKKYDLSSVQSCISGSAPLPVEIQERFEKETGGKLVEGYGLSEASPVTHSNFLWGRRKKGSIGVPWPNTDAMILSQETGSQAEPGEKGELIVRGPQVMKGYWGKPEETEAVMKDGWLFTGDIGYMDEEGYFYVVDRKKDMIIAGGYNIYPREVEEILYEYDKIQEVVVAGVPDPYRGETVKAYVVPKEGVKISEEELNVFARQHLAAYKVPRIYEFRSELPKTAVGKILRRALIDEEKEKLKNAN
- a CDS encoding DinB family protein, giving the protein MYITVADFIAEWKKEAGLTQKLMDGLTDDSLKQQVYPEGRTLGSIVWHFTVNIPDYLAEFGLEIDRIGTEENVPSSAQEIAAAFKDVSAEAARVIQEQWKDETLRQVQKAFGRQESNASILMGLIKHIVHHRGQATVLMRQAGLKPAWIYGPAKEDWMEMGIQPRL
- a CDS encoding DUF350 domain-containing protein; the encoded protein is MNPFWENELVQTAAYYSVVVLCMVVFMSIFELVTKYKNWDEIQKGNLAVAMTTGGKIFGIANIFRFSIEQHNSLFEMIGWGCYGFFLLLLGYFIYEFLTPKFRIDEEIEKDNRAVGFISMVISVGLSYVIGSNI